A stretch of the bacterium genome encodes the following:
- a CDS encoding DUF4350 domain-containing protein encodes MANHLPESYYDEPCRPRQTFGTIAVFLALLDINLGNMLYFGHPAARIASCFLGVILLASLVQTNWQVWKRNLWTASILTAAGFAWVVLSLDSKEAGFIGLVCALGCLTIPGPGKDIEGHIPVFMTATGLVALFDYGYSHTSLIWYGVKQANHLMMRLIEIVTGQPMPFGHHASGFFLLVPFVGYLAALILHAHRPGKSKPAGKLIIAGIFTLFIILVCQALYLIGHQTILSRIQFRAYQTLFRLTPFETHWLAFLIFLVPFSLYRRRLTVLSALTGSATPQDKRKKSLRFSVKWLTALVFILLVSLPLGNRWRIFHPLPSRGKTVLIYDNLDWSVPEFGNYGHRSGGMFGNLPDFLTSLGYSVRLSRELGEAGLSDVDLLVIINLMERLDQPAREAVHRYVAAGGSLLVMGDHTGFGFIREPFNDLLQPAAISFRFDSARSLIPSWQNCMEIRPHRITEHLARESDVQIWTGASLETRYPARPVLIGVRAFSDAGNKANGQDGFLGDLQYGKSEWLGDVVLAAEARVGQGKVLVFGDTSSLQNGSLPYCRQFIQDMFFWLMEKPGPGPEIGRHIHRILWFFFLLLLALLWYEHSSAAVLWLVCALYLFQAPVRLFPQPDHPPRSTEKARIAYIDNSHGEYFDVTGWQKNSIDGLAYNLMRNHYAPFIASVLDPALVNNSAMWVFISPTRRFSPKEVRILHRFMAQGGTIVWSAGWMVRESSLSFLKGLGLSFINLPLGPVRESYGEHEVRFQDVWPVRIDGQVRGRTSVLVQKYGYPLAVFQRYGRGGILLISDSRFLLNQNLENIDNFYHEGNILFLRDALKKISRGWAG; translated from the coding sequence GTGGCTAATCACCTTCCTGAATCCTACTATGATGAGCCGTGCAGGCCGCGTCAGACATTTGGTACCATAGCCGTATTTCTGGCTCTCCTCGATATTAATCTGGGCAATATGCTCTATTTTGGACATCCTGCTGCCAGGATTGCTTCCTGTTTCCTCGGGGTGATTTTACTTGCCTCGCTTGTTCAGACAAACTGGCAGGTCTGGAAAAGGAACCTGTGGACCGCTTCCATTCTGACTGCAGCAGGCTTTGCCTGGGTAGTGCTTTCCCTTGATTCAAAAGAGGCAGGGTTTATCGGGCTGGTCTGTGCTCTCGGATGTTTGACAATCCCTGGCCCTGGCAAAGATATCGAAGGCCATATCCCGGTGTTCATGACCGCCACCGGCCTGGTAGCTTTATTCGATTATGGATACAGCCATACCTCCCTGATCTGGTATGGAGTGAAGCAGGCAAACCACCTTATGATGCGCCTGATCGAGATCGTGACCGGCCAGCCCATGCCCTTTGGGCATCATGCTTCCGGTTTTTTTCTTCTGGTCCCCTTTGTCGGTTATCTCGCCGCTCTCATCCTGCACGCTCACCGGCCAGGGAAAAGCAAGCCCGCAGGTAAGCTGATTATCGCCGGTATCTTTACCCTGTTCATCATCCTGGTCTGCCAGGCACTCTATCTTATAGGCCACCAGACTATCTTGTCCCGCATCCAGTTCAGAGCGTACCAGACTTTGTTCCGGCTTACCCCTTTTGAGACTCACTGGCTTGCTTTTCTGATATTCCTGGTTCCTTTCTCCCTGTACCGGCGAAGGCTCACGGTCTTGTCGGCATTGACCGGATCGGCGACCCCACAGGATAAGCGCAAAAAAAGTCTGAGGTTTTCGGTGAAGTGGCTGACCGCCCTGGTTTTCATCCTCCTGGTGTCACTGCCTCTGGGGAATAGATGGAGAATTTTCCATCCTTTGCCTTCCCGGGGGAAAACGGTCCTGATCTACGATAATTTAGACTGGTCTGTTCCTGAGTTTGGCAACTATGGCCATCGCAGCGGGGGAATGTTCGGTAATTTGCCGGATTTCCTGACCTCTCTCGGCTACTCGGTCCGGCTGAGCAGAGAGCTTGGTGAGGCCGGGCTTTCGGACGTTGACCTTCTGGTTATCATCAACCTCATGGAACGGCTTGATCAACCGGCCAGGGAGGCGGTCCATCGCTATGTTGCGGCAGGAGGAAGCCTGCTGGTCATGGGTGATCATACCGGCTTTGGCTTTATCCGGGAGCCCTTCAATGACCTTTTACAACCGGCGGCCATTTCCTTCCGGTTTGACAGTGCCCGATCCCTCATTCCATCCTGGCAGAATTGCATGGAAATACGGCCCCATCGCATAACCGAACATCTGGCCAGAGAAAGCGATGTCCAGATCTGGACCGGTGCCTCATTGGAAACCCGCTACCCTGCAAGGCCGGTTCTGATCGGAGTCAGGGCTTTTTCCGATGCCGGCAACAAGGCCAACGGCCAGGATGGTTTCCTGGGCGATCTTCAGTACGGGAAATCGGAATGGCTGGGAGATGTTGTCCTGGCAGCCGAAGCCAGGGTCGGGCAGGGGAAGGTTCTGGTATTCGGCGATACTTCCAGCCTGCAAAATGGAAGCCTGCCCTATTGCCGCCAGTTTATCCAGGATATGTTCTTCTGGCTGATGGAAAAGCCCGGACCAGGACCGGAAATCGGCAGGCACATTCACCGGATACTCTGGTTTTTCTTCCTGCTCCTTCTGGCCCTGCTCTGGTATGAGCACTCGTCCGCAGCCGTGCTCTGGCTGGTCTGCGCTCTATACCTGTTTCAGGCACCTGTCCGTCTGTTTCCCCAACCCGACCACCCTCCCCGCAGCACGGAAAAAGCAAGGATCGCTTACATTGATAACTCCCACGGTGAGTATTTCGATGTAACCGGCTGGCAAAAAAATTCTATCGATGGATTGGCCTACAACCTGATGAGAAACCATTATGCTCCCTTTATCGCCAGTGTGCTTGATCCTGCTCTGGTGAACAATTCAGCGATGTGGGTCTTCATCAGTCCAACCAGAAGATTTTCCCCGAAAGAGGTACGGATCCTGCACCGCTTCATGGCTCAGGGGGGGACGATTGTGTGGTCCGCAGGCTGGATGGTCCGGGAATCGAGCCTTTCTTTCCTCAAAGGGCTTGGATTGTCCTTCATCAATCTTCCCCTGGGACCGGTCAGGGAGAGCTATGGGGAGCATGAGGTCCGGTTTCAGGATGTCTGGCCTGTTCGGATCGACGGGCAGGTCAGGGGACGAACGAGTGTCCTGGTCCAAAAGTACGGCTACCCTCTGGCTGTTTTCCAGCGATATGGCCGGGGAGGGATCCTGCTCATATCGGACAGTCGCTTCTTGCTCAACCAGAACCTTGAAAATATTGATAACTTTTACCATGAAGGTAACATCCTTTTTCTCCGGGATGCACTGAAGAAAATTTCGCGGGGATGGGCAGGGTGA
- a CDS encoding HD domain-containing phosphohydrolase, producing MENITYSDKYSLETIFSLTRAMIEEKDLYSLLRQIHDQTKHVLQVDRCTIFLFDRNKNELWSWVSPDLEIEEIRLPVGQGVVGQVAATKEALMIRDVAASPFFDSSWDQKTGYRTYNILSVPMLARGAELVGVIEAINKQGRDFNDYDQSLLTTFASLAAAAIRDVERDMEREKFIESVVRSFGETIDARSEFTAGHSQRVAIYVRNFAQALGLSTREVKVAYYAALLHDVGKIGIKDAILEKPGRLTPEEYQCIKDHAAYTRNILNAVDFPDDLKEIPQIASSHHEQIDGRGYPIGLRDNQIHKLAKMISIADVFESLTAHDRPYRKAVSVDEALEVLIKNQGTCFDSQLVDLFIEKRIYHTELRMHKRINVDLAIEYVLDPEGQVKEERIGRGRVLNMSQGGLLFTSDIIFPVHRLIELTVYIPNDRIEALAQVVWCQQVESSKQFQIGLRFADLSFSAQQKLQKYLQNIPSLTTDH from the coding sequence ATGGAAAATATCACCTATTCCGATAAGTATAGTCTGGAAACGATATTCAGCCTCACCAGGGCCATGATCGAGGAAAAAGACCTCTATTCCCTCTTACGGCAAATCCACGATCAAACCAAACACGTGCTGCAGGTAGACCGGTGTACAATTTTTCTGTTTGACCGGAACAAAAACGAGCTCTGGAGCTGGGTGAGTCCGGATCTGGAAATCGAGGAAATCCGGCTGCCTGTAGGTCAGGGCGTTGTCGGGCAGGTAGCAGCCACCAAAGAAGCTCTGATGATCAGGGATGTAGCTGCTTCTCCCTTCTTTGACTCCTCCTGGGATCAAAAAACCGGCTATCGCACCTATAACATCCTGTCCGTACCTATGCTGGCCAGAGGAGCCGAACTGGTCGGTGTAATCGAAGCCATTAACAAACAGGGGAGAGATTTCAATGATTATGACCAGTCTCTGCTGACGACTTTTGCCTCTTTGGCAGCCGCAGCCATTCGAGATGTTGAAAGAGATATGGAAAGAGAGAAATTTATCGAAAGCGTAGTGCGCTCTTTTGGTGAAACCATTGATGCCCGGTCGGAGTTTACCGCAGGGCATTCTCAGAGAGTGGCTATCTATGTCCGCAATTTTGCCCAGGCTTTAGGTTTAAGCACAAGGGAGGTCAAAGTTGCCTATTACGCCGCTCTTCTCCACGATGTCGGAAAAATCGGCATTAAGGATGCCATCCTGGAAAAACCGGGCCGGCTGACGCCTGAAGAGTACCAGTGCATCAAAGACCATGCGGCTTATACCAGAAACATTCTGAACGCTGTCGATTTTCCGGATGACCTTAAGGAGATACCGCAGATTGCCAGCTCTCATCACGAGCAGATTGACGGCAGGGGATACCCGATCGGCCTGCGGGATAACCAGATTCATAAGCTGGCGAAAATGATCTCGATCGCCGATGTCTTTGAGTCCTTAACCGCTCACGACCGGCCTTACCGCAAAGCCGTGTCAGTCGACGAAGCCCTGGAAGTCCTGATCAAAAATCAGGGCACCTGTTTTGATTCGCAGTTGGTCGATCTTTTCATTGAAAAGCGCATTTATCATACGGAATTGAGGATGCACAAGCGGATAAATGTCGATCTGGCTATAGAATACGTGCTTGATCCCGAAGGCCAGGTAAAGGAAGAGCGGATTGGCAGGGGGAGAGTATTGAATATGAGCCAGGGCGGGCTGTTATTCACTTCAGATATTATTTTTCCCGTTCACCGGCTCATAGAGCTGACCGTTTATATACCCAATGACCGGATTGAAGCCCTGGCCCAGGTGGTCTGGTGCCAGCAGGTCGAATCATCGAAGCAATTTCAGATAGGATTGCGGTTCGCCGATCTTTCTTTCTCCGCACAGCAAAAATTGCAAAAATACCTGCAAAACATTCCTTCACTGACCACTGATCACTGA
- a CDS encoding helix-turn-helix domain-containing protein: MITDELLTTEQAVRYLKTSKKTLFKLVQEGKVRALKVGNAYRFKKEEIDEDLRANKPGNLKVATR; encoded by the coding sequence ATGATAACAGATGAACTATTAACGACAGAACAGGCGGTAAGGTATTTAAAGACAAGCAAAAAGACCTTGTTTAAATTGGTTCAAGAGGGCAAGGTAAGAGCATTGAAAGTTGGCAATGCTTACCGATTCAAAAAGGAAGAAATAGATGAGGATTTACGGGCAAATAAACCTGGGAATTTAAAGGTAGCCACAAGATGA
- a CDS encoding glycosyltransferase family 2 protein, with protein sequence MFQDEKVVVVMPAYNAAKTLEQTYREIPFDIVDNVVLVDDASQDNTLGIARKLGLSHTIQHPTNRGYGGNQKTCYATALSLGADIVIMLHPDYQYTPKLIHAMASLIGVGQYDIILASRILGDGALEGGMPFYKYIGNRFLTGFENYLLGKKLSEYHTGYRAFSKKVLESLPLEENSDDFVFDNEILAQAIFFGFRIGEISCPTRYIAGESSSISLRRSITYGFGVIKTSLKFRMQKMGLRHDPLFSPNGRKLCLSSRSPQR encoded by the coding sequence ATGTTTCAGGATGAAAAAGTTGTCGTGGTCATGCCAGCTTATAATGCAGCCAAGACCCTGGAGCAGACATACCGGGAAATCCCGTTTGATATTGTGGACAATGTAGTTTTAGTGGATGATGCCAGTCAGGACAATACGCTTGGCATAGCCCGGAAATTAGGATTAAGTCATACCATTCAACACCCTACTAACCGCGGCTATGGCGGGAACCAGAAAACCTGCTATGCGACGGCTCTTTCTCTCGGAGCGGACATCGTCATTATGCTGCATCCGGACTACCAGTATACTCCCAAGCTGATCCATGCCATGGCCTCACTCATCGGCGTAGGCCAATACGACATTATCCTGGCCTCCAGGATTCTTGGCGATGGTGCTCTGGAAGGGGGAATGCCTTTTTACAAGTATATAGGAAACAGGTTCTTAACCGGGTTTGAAAACTACCTGCTTGGAAAGAAGTTGTCCGAATACCATACCGGATACCGGGCTTTTTCCAAGAAGGTACTGGAAAGCCTCCCCCTGGAGGAGAACTCCGATGATTTTGTCTTTGATAATGAAATCCTGGCCCAGGCGATCTTTTTCGGCTTCAGGATCGGAGAAATTTCCTGCCCGACCCGCTATATCGCCGGAGAATCATCTTCGATCAGCCTGCGGCGGAGCATTACGTATGGATTTGGTGTAATTAAAACTTCTCTCAAGTTTCGGATGCAGAAGATGGGATTACGGCATGATCCTCTCTTTTCTCCAAACGGAAGGAAATTGTGCCTGTCTTCCCGCTCACCCCAGAGGTGA
- the rpsB gene encoding 30S ribosomal protein S2, translating into MLKVSMKQLLEAGVHFGHQSKRWNPRMKKYIFGERNGIYIIDLQKTLRKFKEAHQFVRTIVSQGETILFVGTKKQAQDTIVEESQRCEMFYVRHRWLGGMLTNFETIRKSIERMKKLEEMKANGIFESLPKREVLKLDKQYEKMKKVLDGIRDMNRLPGAIFVVDPKRERIAVNEANKLEIPVIAIVDTNCDPEGIDYVIPGNDDAIRSIKLITSKIADAVIEGNAEFVANAEMAARNEQDEQLDEQEAGAAAQQ; encoded by the coding sequence TTGCTGAAAGTATCGATGAAACAACTTTTAGAGGCAGGCGTCCATTTCGGTCATCAGTCAAAGAGATGGAATCCGCGGATGAAAAAGTATATCTTTGGAGAGCGGAATGGAATTTATATTATCGATCTTCAAAAGACGCTGCGCAAGTTTAAAGAAGCTCATCAATTCGTCCGCACCATCGTTTCTCAGGGAGAAACCATCCTCTTTGTGGGGACCAAAAAACAGGCCCAGGACACTATCGTTGAGGAGAGTCAGCGGTGTGAAATGTTTTACGTCCGGCATCGGTGGTTAGGCGGCATGCTGACCAATTTCGAGACCATTCGAAAAAGTATCGAGCGAATGAAAAAACTGGAAGAGATGAAAGCCAACGGCATTTTTGAATCTCTGCCCAAAAGGGAAGTCCTGAAGCTGGACAAGCAATATGAGAAGATGAAGAAGGTCCTGGACGGCATTCGGGATATGAACAGGCTGCCGGGGGCAATTTTTGTGGTTGATCCAAAACGGGAGAGGATTGCTGTCAACGAGGCCAACAAGCTGGAAATTCCCGTCATCGCCATTGTTGATACCAATTGCGATCCGGAGGGAATTGATTATGTGATCCCTGGTAATGATGATGCAATCCGGTCAATCAAACTGATCACCAGTAAAATTGCCGATGCCGTTATCGAAGGAAATGCCGAGTTTGTGGCTAACGCTGAGATGGCTGCGCGAAATGAACAGGATGAGCAATTGGATGAACAGGAGGCTGGTGCCGCTGCTCAACAGTAA
- the tsf gene encoding translation elongation factor Ts produces the protein MSISAQQVKELRTKTGIGFMDCKQALEETGGDMEKAVETLRKKGLATAAKKAGRATKQGLVTSYIHGAGKIGVLLEINCETDFVARTDGFQELAKDISMQIAASRPLYVSREEIPAECIEKEKEIVRAQMGDTKKPEEILQKIIEGKMEKGFYARVCLLDQPFIKDDSRTVKSLIMDKISQLGENIMVSRFVRFELGEQAE, from the coding sequence ATGAGTATTTCGGCTCAACAGGTAAAAGAATTGCGGACCAAGACCGGAATCGGGTTTATGGACTGCAAGCAGGCATTGGAAGAGACAGGCGGGGATATGGAAAAAGCTGTCGAAACCTTGCGGAAAAAGGGCTTGGCTACCGCAGCCAAAAAGGCGGGGCGGGCGACCAAGCAGGGGCTTGTTACTTCTTACATTCATGGGGCTGGAAAAATCGGAGTATTGCTCGAAATCAACTGCGAAACGGATTTCGTAGCCAGGACAGATGGTTTCCAGGAGCTCGCCAAAGATATCTCCATGCAGATTGCAGCTTCCCGGCCACTGTATGTGTCCAGAGAGGAAATACCTGCTGAATGCATTGAAAAAGAAAAAGAAATAGTCAGAGCCCAGATGGGGGACACTAAGAAACCTGAAGAAATTCTCCAGAAGATCATTGAAGGGAAAATGGAGAAAGGTTTTTACGCCAGGGTTTGCCTGCTGGATCAGCCCTTCATTAAAGATGATTCCAGAACCGTCAAATCCCTGATTATGGATAAAATTTCTCAACTTGGTGAGAATATCATGGTTTCCCGGTTTGTCCGTTTTGAGCTTGGAGAACAGGCAGAATAA
- the pyrH gene encoding UMP kinase produces MDRRRFRRILLKLSGEALKGEKAYGIDNSTVTGIAEEIRGIRELGVEVAVVIGGGNIYRGASGDVECVEKTSGDYMGMLATVINGLALQGALEKFGIYTRVLTAIEMHQLAEPYIRRRAIRHLEKGRVVILAGGTGNPYFTTDTAAALRAIEIGAEVILKATKVDGIYSSDPLKDKDAEKYEELTYMDVLKKQLSVMDNTAISLCMDNHLPIIVFNFKEKGNIRRIILGEKIGSIVRGD; encoded by the coding sequence ATGGATAGAAGGCGTTTCCGAAGGATTTTACTCAAACTCAGTGGAGAGGCTTTGAAGGGTGAAAAGGCCTATGGTATCGACAACTCGACGGTGACCGGAATAGCGGAGGAAATCAGAGGAATCAGGGAATTAGGGGTCGAAGTTGCAGTTGTGATCGGGGGAGGTAACATCTATCGGGGTGCTTCAGGAGATGTCGAATGCGTTGAGAAGACCTCGGGAGATTACATGGGAATGCTGGCAACGGTTATCAACGGACTGGCCTTGCAGGGGGCTCTGGAAAAATTCGGCATTTACACGCGGGTTCTGACAGCTATTGAGATGCATCAGTTAGCCGAACCCTATATTCGCCGCAGGGCCATCCGCCACCTGGAGAAGGGGCGGGTGGTCATTTTGGCTGGAGGGACGGGCAACCCGTATTTTACCACGGATACGGCAGCAGCACTCCGGGCTATTGAAATTGGTGCGGAAGTTATCCTGAAAGCCACGAAAGTTGATGGTATATACAGCTCGGATCCCTTGAAAGACAAGGATGCAGAAAAATACGAAGAATTGACTTATATGGATGTTTTGAAAAAGCAGCTCAGTGTCATGGACAATACCGCCATTTCACTGTGTATGGACAACCACCTGCCCATCATTGTTTTTAATTTTAAGGAAAAGGGGAACATTCGAAGGATTATTCTGGGGGAAAAAATCGGCTCGATTGTCAGAGGAGATTAA
- the frr gene encoding ribosome recycling factor, with the protein MRLPIYDEIEKKMTQRIDNLRKEFNQVRTGRASASLLDGIKVDYYGTPTLINQMASISVPEARTLVIQPWDITVLNQIEKAILKSDIGVHPTNDGKVIRLNIPMLTEERRKQLAKSVRTITEDAKVAIRNIRREANDKLKEMEKSKEITEDEHHNALKDIQKITDNYIEKAAELSLAKEKEIMEV; encoded by the coding sequence ATGCGACTTCCGATCTATGATGAGATAGAAAAAAAGATGACTCAGCGAATCGATAATTTGCGGAAGGAATTTAACCAGGTCCGTACCGGGAGAGCGTCTGCCTCTCTGCTGGATGGAATCAAGGTTGATTATTACGGCACGCCTACTCTCATAAATCAAATGGCCTCGATCTCGGTGCCGGAAGCCCGGACCCTTGTCATTCAACCGTGGGATATAACCGTTCTTAATCAGATTGAAAAGGCGATTTTAAAATCCGATATCGGAGTCCATCCAACCAACGATGGCAAGGTTATTCGGTTGAACATACCTATGCTTACCGAAGAGCGGCGAAAGCAATTGGCCAAGAGTGTCCGCACCATCACCGAAGATGCGAAAGTTGCCATCCGGAACATTCGCCGAGAGGCCAATGATAAGCTCAAGGAAATGGAAAAGTCCAAAGAGATTACCGAGGATGAACATCATAATGCCTTAAAAGATATTCAGAAGATCACAGATAATTACATAGAGAAAGCCGCAGAATTATCCCTCGCGAAAGAAAAGGAAATAATGGAAGTTTGA
- the tgt gene encoding tRNA guanosine(34) transglycosylase Tgt, producing the protein MSLGFRVVIQDKQTRARSGELITPHGKVETPAFMPVGTQATVKAMTPESLLSIGSEIILANAYHLYLRPGAELIDSLGGLHAFMNWKRPILTDSGGFQILSLSQSRDLTDEGVTFRSHLDGSRHCITPEDSVHIQQLLGSDIAMALDECIPYPADYEYAAKSIQLTINWASRCCQEFQKKNKEQALFGIVQGGIHQKLREQCAVALLRMDFDGYALGGLMVGEPAETAYEIAAFTASILPEERPRYAMGVGRPEDIFHCIASGVDMFDCVIPTRNARNGCLFTWQGRVIIKNAQYTRDSSPVDPSCGCYTCRNFSRAYLRHLFISGEILACMLNTIHNLYFYIQLVKKIGEAIREGRFFDFWQSFLHSQAHES; encoded by the coding sequence TTGTCACTCGGATTTCGTGTGGTGATTCAGGATAAACAGACGAGAGCCCGATCTGGAGAATTGATAACACCTCATGGGAAAGTGGAAACACCGGCATTTATGCCGGTCGGAACTCAGGCCACAGTCAAGGCCATGACTCCGGAAAGCCTGCTGTCCATCGGCAGTGAAATTATCCTGGCAAACGCTTACCATCTTTATCTACGTCCTGGGGCAGAGCTTATTGATTCGCTGGGCGGGCTGCATGCATTCATGAACTGGAAACGCCCGATTCTGACTGACAGCGGCGGATTCCAGATTCTCAGTCTGAGTCAAAGCCGTGATCTTACGGACGAGGGAGTGACATTTCGTTCTCATCTGGATGGAAGCAGGCATTGTATCACCCCGGAGGATTCTGTCCATATTCAGCAGCTTCTGGGCAGTGATATCGCTATGGCTCTTGATGAATGCATACCCTATCCTGCTGATTATGAGTATGCAGCGAAATCCATACAACTAACGATAAATTGGGCCAGCCGTTGCTGCCAGGAATTTCAGAAGAAAAACAAGGAACAGGCACTCTTTGGGATTGTTCAGGGAGGCATTCATCAGAAATTGCGGGAGCAATGTGCTGTGGCCTTACTCCGGATGGACTTTGATGGCTATGCACTGGGCGGACTCATGGTCGGGGAACCTGCGGAGACTGCTTACGAAATCGCTGCCTTCACTGCTTCAATCCTGCCGGAAGAGCGGCCCCGGTATGCAATGGGCGTCGGCAGGCCCGAAGATATTTTCCATTGTATTGCCTCTGGCGTTGATATGTTTGATTGTGTGATTCCGACCCGGAATGCGCGAAATGGCTGTTTATTTACCTGGCAGGGAAGGGTGATTATCAAGAATGCCCAATATACCAGGGATTCTTCACCCGTAGATCCCTCGTGCGGATGCTATACCTGCCGGAATTTCAGCCGGGCTTACCTGAGGCATCTGTTTATCAGCGGGGAAATTCTGGCCTGTATGCTCAATACCATCCATAACCTCTATTTTTATATTCAGCTTGTTAAAAAGATAGGGGAAGCCATCAGGGAAGGACGTTTTTTTGATTTTTGGCAAAGTTTTCTGCATTCACAGGCTCATGAGAGTTAA
- the yajC gene encoding preprotein translocase subunit YajC has protein sequence MLNGVLAMAANAPAGQQPSAGFGGAPVVVMILIFIIFYFLLIRPQQKQQKKLQDMRANLKKGDKVITIGGIYGVILGITDDVVSLQIADKVKIDVTKSSIATKREEGT, from the coding sequence ATGCTTAACGGAGTTTTGGCCATGGCTGCGAACGCACCGGCCGGTCAGCAGCCAAGCGCAGGTTTTGGTGGTGCTCCGGTAGTTGTCATGATCCTCATCTTTATCATTTTCTATTTTCTCCTGATTCGTCCTCAACAGAAGCAGCAGAAAAAGCTGCAGGATATGCGGGCCAATCTGAAGAAGGGAGATAAGGTTATTACTATCGGCGGCATTTACGGCGTGATCCTTGGCATCACGGATGATGTAGTCAGTTTGCAGATCGCGGACAAGGTAAAGATTGACGTAACGAAAAGCTCTATTGCCACGAAGAGGGAAGAAGGAACCTGA
- a CDS encoding phosphohydrolase: protein MQPVIDVKVLKDNPKVRIYLERADKHLEGIGYTEHGLRHATTTAAFSQKILRSLGYNQDLIRLAGVAGFLHDIGNVCGRVNHGQSGAIIANSILSEMGMPSMEIVGIMEAIGNHEEEFGQPTSEIAAALILADKSDVHRSRVRTTRFINFDIHDRVNYAAEKSDIQVSKKNRTISLMIKINTEISQVMEYFEIFLSRMIICRKAAKVLSCEFELIINENKLL, encoded by the coding sequence TTGCAGCCCGTCATTGACGTGAAGGTTTTGAAAGATAATCCCAAGGTCCGGATTTACCTGGAGCGGGCAGATAAGCATCTTGAGGGGATTGGCTATACGGAGCATGGTCTGCGGCACGCAACCACGACCGCTGCTTTCAGCCAGAAAATATTGCGCTCGTTAGGCTATAATCAGGACCTCATCCGCCTGGCTGGTGTGGCTGGATTCTTGCATGACATCGGCAATGTATGCGGCCGGGTAAATCATGGTCAGTCGGGAGCGATTATCGCCAACAGTATTCTCTCGGAAATGGGGATGCCAAGCATGGAAATTGTCGGGATCATGGAGGCCATCGGCAATCATGAGGAAGAGTTCGGACAGCCGACCAGCGAAATTGCTGCTGCCCTCATTCTGGCGGATAAATCGGATGTTCACCGCTCCCGTGTCAGAACTACGCGGTTTATCAACTTTGATATCCACGACCGGGTTAATTATGCGGCCGAAAAATCCGATATACAGGTTTCAAAAAAGAACCGGACTATCTCACTGATGATTAAAATTAATACCGAAATTTCGCAAGTCATGGAATATTTTGAAATTTTTTTATCAAGAATGATCATTTGTCGAAAGGCAGCTAAGGTGCTCTCTTGTGAATTTGAATTGATTATCAATGAAAACAAGCTGCTCTGA